The stretch of DNA CGCGGCGATCGCCGGCGAGCAGCCGCTCGAGATCATCGGCCATGGCACCAGGCGCGCGATCGGCCATCCGATGGCGACCAATGCCGTGCTTGATGTGTCTGATCTGAACGCGGTCACTTGCTATGAGCCGAACGAGCTGATCATCACGGTGCAGGCCGGCGCACCGCTCGCCGACGTGCAGTCGCTGATCGATTCCAAGAACCAGCAATTCGCCTTCGAGCCGATGGACACTTCTGCGCTGCTGGGCGTGTCGGGCAACGGCACCATCGGCGGCATGATCGGCGCGGGGCTCGCCGGTCCCCGCCGCATCAAGGCCGGCGGCGCGCGCGATCATCTGCTCGGCGCGCATGCGGTGTCCGGCTTCGGCGACAGTTTCAAGACCGGGGGCAGGGTGGTGAAGAACGTCACCGGCTACGATCTCTGCAAGCTGCTGACGGGATCGTGGGGCACGCTGGCCGTGATGACGGAGGTGACGCTGAAAGTGATGCCTAGACCTGAGAGCGAGCGTACGCTGGTGCTAAGCGGGCTGGACGATGTGAGCGCAAACCGGGCGATGACGGCGGCGCTGGGCTCGCCGTTCGACGTCTCGGGCGCGGCGCATTTGCCGAATTCGGCGTTTCGGCCCGCGACGGGCCAGCTCGCGGGTTTTTCGGCGCAGGGGCGAGCGGTCACGCTGCTGCGGCTTGAAGGCATTGCCGCCTCGGTGGCGGATCGCGCCAATTCGCTCGGCAAGACGCTCGCGCCATTCGGGTCCGTGGACATGCTGCAGGATGCGGCCTCGGCAACGGTCTGGGGTGCGATCCGCGACGTCGAGCCCTTCGCCGCCAGTGGCTCGCTCGGCGCGTGGCCGGTGTGGCGGATCGTCTGTCCGCCGGCTTCCGGCGGCGCGCTCGGCCAGGCGCTGGCGCGCGACACTGGGGGCGATGTGATCTATGATTGGGGCGGCGGCCTGATCTGGGCGGCGCTGCCGCCGAAACCGGACGCGCAGGCGGCCCTGGTGCGTCAGCGCGTCGAGGCGGCCGGCGGCCACGCGGCGCTGATCCGGGCGTCCGAGCAGACCAGGCGCAACGTCGACGTCTTCCACCCGCAGGCCGCTGGCATCGCCGCCCTGAGCCAGCGTGTGCGCAACAGCTTCGATCCCAAGATCATCCTCAACCGCGGCCGGATGCTGCTGATGACAGCGACATGAAAACCGAATTCTCGCTCGCCCAGCTCGCTGATCCTGATATCGCCGAAGCCGACAAGATCCTGCGCGCCTGCGTGCATTGCGGCTTCTGCACCGCGACCTGTCCGACCTATGTGCTGCTCGGCGACGAGCTCGATAGCCCGCGCGGGCGCATCTACCTGATCAAGGAGATGCTGGAAAAGGACAAGCCGCCGACGGCGGAGGTGGTCAAGCATATCGACCGCTGCCTGTCCTGCCTTGCCTGCATGACCACCTGTCCGTCGGGCGTGCACTACATGCACCTGGTCGATCAGGCGCGGGTCCGGATCGAACGGGATTTTTCGAGGCCGCTGACCGAACGGGCCCTGCGCGCGGTGCTGGCGCTGGTGCTGCCGCGGCCAAAGCTGTTTCGCGCCAGCATGATCATGGCGCGGCTCGCCCGGCCGTTTGCGGCCCTGCTGCCGGCGTCAAATGCGGCGGCGACGCCCGGCCTGTTGCGGCGGATCAAGGCGATGCTGGCGCTCGCGCCCAACAGCCTCCCGGCGCCGGGGGCCTCGGGCGGCAGCGTCTTTCCGGCCACGGGCGAGCGGCGCGGGCGGGTCGCGCTGCTGCAGGGCTGCGCCCAGCAGGTGCTGGCGCCACGCATCAACCAGGCCGCCATCAATCTCCTGACGCGCCATGGCATCGAGGTCGTCCTGGTCCGGGACGAGCAATGCTGCGGCGCGCTCACCCACCATCTCGGGCAGGATGGTGATGCGCTGGCGCGGGCCCGCGCCAACATCAATGTGTGGAAAAAGGAAGCGGAACAAGGCGGCCTCGACGCCATCCTGATTACGGCATCGGGCTGCGGCACCGTCATCAAGGACTATGGTTTCATGCTGCGCGAGGATCGCGATTTCGCTGGCCCCGCAGCGCAAATCTCCGCGCTGGCAAAGGATATCACGGAGTTTCTCGGCGGCATCGAACTCGCGCCAACGACGCAAAAAGGCGATGTCACAATCGCCTATCACTCCGCCTGTTCGCTGCAACATGGGCAGAAAATCACAGGCCTTCCGAAAGAATTGCTTTCCAAGAATGGATTCGTGGTGAAAGATGTACCCGAGAGCCATTTGTGTTGCGGTTCGGCGGGGACCTACAACATTCTCCAGCCCGACATTGCGAGCAGATTGCGCGATCGGAAGATCGCCAATATTGCGACAGTCAAACCGGACATGATCGCTGCGGGCAATATTGGGTGCATGGTGCAAATTGCCGGCGGTACGTCAGTTCCTGTGGTGCACACGATTGAGCTTCTCGATTGGGCGACAGGAGGTCCAAAGCCTGGATCGATCGGCCAGGATTGAATTGATCGATCGGCCTAACGGCGCGATCCGGAATGTCTGCCCCCGCGTGTGGATGGCGGGATCGGCATCCGGTTTCCTCGGGATAAACGCGAAGCGTTTGCCCGGAGATCGCGCCCGGACAAGGGATGGAGCGGGAGGGCACTTCGAAGAAGTGTCGTCCCGGTCTGGCCCACGGACTATTCGAAGCGCTCGACGGACATGGACAGCGGCAACAGGAGGACCAGATGGCGAAGAAGAGTAAGAAGGGCAAGAAGGCTAAAAAGGCCAAGAAGGCCAAGAAGGCCGTAGTGGCGAAGAAGAAGTCCGCCAAGAAGGCGTCGAAGAAGGCCGCGACGAAATCGGCGAAGAAGGCTGCCAGGAAGGGCGCAACGAAATCCGCCAAGAAGGCTGCCAAGAAGTCAAAGGCCGCCGCGCCGAAAAAGGCTGCAAAGAAGAGCCCGGCGAAGAAAAGGAAGGCGGCTGCCAAGTCCGCCGCTCCGAAGGCGGAGCCCGCGATGGCGGCGCCGGAGCCGGAGCCCGCGCCTGCACCGGCGTCGAGCTGGGCTACCCCGGAGCCGGCGACACCCTCATGGGGGTCCGGCTCGTCCAACGGCGGCGACCACAACTAGGACCACAACTAGACGGTCGCCCGCCCGGAGCAATTTTTCGGAGAGGCCGCAGCGTCCAGCGCTGCGGCCTTTTTTGTGCGCGCTGTCGCGGGGCGACCGGCGCCGTATTTTCACGGGGAGGTTGATTCGCAAAAAGAGCGTCCGCTGGTATGTCGCCGGTTCGGGCTTTTGCGGTTCTCCATGCTGTCGCCATGGCACGAAACCCGCAAAATTGTTGTGAGAATGCAACAGACGCGGAGAAGATTTATCGAAACGGCCAGAACGCCTAAAAAGGCGGCACATGCTTGCCTTTTTTGCTTCACGATCGTGACGCCGCAGACCACTCTGTGACCGCGTTAAGACATTTGGCCGCAGTCGGTTGTCGTTTGCCCTTGGGGGGCGCCGGAACGGGACTGTCAAGAAGGGTGATGGGGATCGTCATGAAGAAACTGGCTTTGTTAGCAACGGCGCTGGCATTGGTATCGGGTTCGGCTTTCGCTGCTGATCTGCGGGTGAAGGCTGTCAAGGCCCCGCCGCCGCCGGCCTTCGATCCCTGGGATATCGCCTTCGGCAGCGCGATCACCAACGACTACGTCTTCCGCGGTATCACCCAGTCCAACCACAAGCCGTCGGTCAGCGCCTATTTCGAGCCGCGCTACAACGTCACCAAGGACTTCCAGCTCTATGTCGGCCTGGGCGGTGCGAGCATCTCTTTCCCGAACCGTGCGGCGGCTGAAGTCGACGCTTACGGCGGCGCGCGCCTGACGGTTGGCCAATTTGCCTTCGACGTCGGCGCCTGGGGCTACCTCTATCCGGGCGGCACCTGCCACGCCGGTGTCCCCACCGATGCGGCTGGTGTTCCGCTCAGCGCCGAATGCCAGTTGAATGCGCTGGTCAACGGCAACTTCATCAAGAAAGACCTCAGCTTCTTCGAGGTCTACGGCAAGGTGAACTACACCTTCAACGACAACTTCTCGATGGGCGGCAACGTCTATTATACGCCGAGCTTCCTCAACAGCGGCGCCGAAGGCACCTACGCCTCGATCGTCGGCAAGGCGATTGCGCCGAGCACCTGGTTCGGCGCCAGCGGTATCGGCATGTATGTGTCGGGTGAGTTTGGCCGTCAGTGGCTGGGCACGTCAGACTCATTCTACGGCACCGCGCTGTTCCCGAACGGCATCAACTACGCCGACTACAACACCTGGAACGTCGGCATCGGCTTCACCTACAAGGTGTTCACGCTCGACTTCCGTTACTCCGACACCAACCTGTCGAAGGGTGATTGCAACGCCTTCACCAGCGACTTCTCAGCTCGCGGCAACCTCACGGTATCGTCGGGTACTTTCGTGACCCCGATCAATCCGTCGGGCGTCGGTTCGAACTGGTGCGGCGCGGCCGGTATCGTCAAGCTGTCGGCTGACCTGACCGCGATGACCAATCTGAAGTAAGATCTTCCTGTCGAAGACGAAGGGGCGGCAGAGCGATCTGCCGCCCCTTTTCTTTTGGGTGGCGCAGATGAAACGGGATTGGTGGTGGCGCGGGCTGCGGAATGCGATCTCCCGCAACGATCACCGCAGCGTCGTGGCGGGCGCGGTCGCCGGCCTCGGCGGCGCAATAGCCATCGGCGTGATGGAGCTGTGCTCGTTCGCCGCGCATTATCCGCTCGCGGTGATCCCGTTCGCCACCTCGATCGTGCTGGTGATCGGATCGCCGGACGTGGAGCCGGCGCAGCCGCGGGCTCTGATCGGCGGCCATCTGATATCGGCGCTGGTCGGCCTCGCCGTGCTGAAGCTGACCGGACCGCAAGCCTGGGCCGCGGCCGCCGCCGTCGGCCTTGCCATTCTGGCGATGTACGTAACCGGGACCTTTCACCCGCCGGCCGGCATCAACCCGCTGCTGGTGGTATCAGGCAATCTGCCGTGGACGTTCCTGCTGGCGCCGGTGCTGGCCGGCGCGGTGCTTTTGACCGCGTTCTCCTATCTCTGGCACCGCGGGGTGCGCCGTCAGCGATGGCCGCGGCGGTGGCTATAGATCCAGGAAATCGCGTACGCGGACGGAGCGAGCGGCCTGCAAGGCTACGACACTTTGGCATTCTCGCTGGCCTGCAGGACAAACCGATCGCCGTCACGCGTGAGCGCGACGTTGCGCTGGTGGAACGCATCGAGCGTCGAGCGGTGGCCGATCGAGACGATGGTGGTGGCCGGCAATTTCTCCTCGAGTAGACGATACAAGGCCTTCTCCGAGGGCTCATCGAGCGAGGCGGTAGCTTCATCGAGGAACAGGTACTGCGGCGCATGCAACAGCGCGCGCGCGATTCCAAGCCGCTGCTGTTCGCCGAGCGACAGCGTTCGATTCCAGTGCCCATGTTCGTCGGGCCGCGAGGCAAGATTGGGCAATCCCACCGCCTGAAGCGTGTCAGCGATTTGCATGGCCGTAAACGCACCCTCTTTGGCGGGGTATTCGACCGCGCCTTGTAGCGTTCCGACCGGGAAATACGGACGCTGCGGCAACATCATCAAGGTTGCTCCGGCCGGAACGGCGACGGAGCCGCCGCCGAACGGCCAGATGCCGGCAATCGCGCGGAACAGCGTCGATTTGCCGGAGCCCGACGGTCCCGTCATCAGCGTGCGCTCGCCTTTGCGGAAGCTGAACTTGCCTGCGTTCACCAGCGGCGTTCCATTGGGCAGGCGCAGCACCAGATTCTTGAGGCTGATGGCGCCATCGCCCTGCGTTGCGGTGACATGAATCCGATCGCTACGCTTGGCAAGATCTGTTGCCGCCGCAATACCGGCCTCGAAACCGTCGAGACGGTTCACCACGGCCTGCCATTCCGCCAATTGGCGATAGATGGTGACGAAGAACGATAGCGCGCCCTGAACGTTCGAAAACGCCGATGCGGTCTGCATCATGCCGCCGAGCTGGATCTTTTCCGCAAAGTAGGCCGGCGCCACCAGCACATAGGGAAAGATCACAGAGGCCTGATTGTAGCTCGCCGTGAACGCCGTTATCTTCTTGGTCCGGTTCATGATGGCGAGCCAGTTCTCGACCACACGTCCGAAGCGAACGAGCAAGCGTTCACGCTCAGCTTGTTCGCCTTGCAGCAGGGCGATCTGTTCGGAGTTTTCCCGTACGCGGACCAGGTTGAAGCGGAAGTCCGCTTCATATTGCTGCTGCTTGAAATCGATGCCCACCAGCGGCCAGCCGATCAGATGGGTTAGCACGGTGCCGAGCACCGAATAGATCAACGCGCCCCATACGAGGTAGCCGGGAATTACATATTCCTGGCCGAACAGGTGCAGCGGCGCGGCATTCGAAAGGCCCCACAGGATCGTGACAAAGGACGCGATCGTGACGATCGAGCTCAGCAGGCCAACGCCGATGTTGAGCGTGCGATCGACGAACAGCTTGACGTCGTCGGTCATGCGCTGGTCGGGGTTGTCGGCGGCGTCGCCCTGAAGCTGCATTCGGTAGTGGTTGGCCTGATGCAGCCAGTCACCGAGATATTGCGCGGTCATCCAGCGCCGCCAGCGGATCTGCAGCCATTGATTGAGGTAGAGCTGGTAGACCGCCAGCACGATAAAAACGGTGGCGAGAACGCTGAAATAGATAATCTCGCTGACGAAGCTGTCCCAGTTGCGGTCCTGCAGCGCGTTGTAGAAGCGGGCGTTCCACTGAGTGATCAGGACGTTGATGCCGACGATCGCAAGCTCAATAGCGATCACGGCGGCCAGCAGCATGCGTCCGGCCCATTTGTCCTCGGAATTGAAATATGGGGCGGAGATGCGCCATACGGTGGCGAGCGTCGAACGAAGATTTTTCACAGATTCACCGTCTCCGGAGGAAGGCCCACAAGGCCTTGAAGGGATGGAAGAATTACAAGCGTGCGACCAAGGTTTATGTGAATTCTAGCCTGCGGCAGCTTGTCGCAGCCACTGCTGAGAGCCTAGCATGGCCGGAACGGCGAGGGGCGCGGCAGCCATCGAACTTCGCGAGGTTGTGAGCGTTGGCGAGGCCAAGCACCCAACCTCGCCTTTGCAAGGCTGTTCCCCCAATCGCTCAACACGTGGCCGGCCCTCCACGCCGGCGGCCGCACTGAATAACAATGCCGGGAGAAACCGCAATGTGGGATCAAATCTATAATCCGCTTGGCAACGCCGCGCTGTCGACGATCGCCGCCGCCGTGCCTGTGGTCACGCTGCTGGTGCTGATCGCCAGCGGCAAGGTCAAGGCGCATCTCGCGGCCATCATCGCGCTGATCGTCGCCAATATTATCACGATCGCCATCTTCACCATGCCTGCCAACATGTCGATCCGCGCCTCGCTGCTTGGCGTCGTGATCGGCTTCTTTCCGATCGGTTGGATCGTGCTCAACGTCATCTTTCTCTACCGCATCACGGTCGAGACCGGCCGGTTCGAGCTGCTGCAGCGGGCGATCGGCGGCGTCACCACCGATCGCCGGCTGCAGCTGCTTTTGATCGCGTTCGCATTCGGCGCGTTCTTCGAAGGCGCATCGGGCTTCGGCACGCCGGTCGCGATCACCGGCGCCGTCCTGATCGGGCTCGGCTTCTCGCCGCTGGCGGCGTCAGGCCTGTCGCTGATCGCCAACACCGCGCCCGTCGCCTATGGCGCGCTCGGCACGCCGATCCAGGGGCTGGCGTCGGTGACCGGCCTCGATCCCTACGTCCTCGGCGCGATGGTCGGCCGGCAATTGCCGTTCTTCTCGCTGATCGTGCCGTTCTGGCTGATCTGGGCGTTCGCCGGCTGGCGCGGCATGATCACGATCTGGCCCGCCATTCTCGTCACCGGCGTCTCGTTCGCCGTTCCGCAATTCGTGATCTCGAACTACATCAATCCCTGGATCGTCGATATCGGCGCCTCGCTGATCTCGATGGGCTGCCTGATCCTGTTTCTCAAGGTGTAGCACCCCCGCGAGCTCTGGCTGTCGCCGGCGCTGCGCGGAAAAGATGAATCGGCTGCGACCATGGCGCCCGCCAAGCCGCTGGATACGGCCAAGCTCAGCCAGGCGCAGCTCTGGAGCGCGCTGCTGCCGTGGATCATCGTCTGCGTCGTGATGCTGGTCTGGGGCAGTGGCGCATTCAAGAACTGGGCGAATTCGATCTTCGTCTGGAAATATCAGGTGCCCGAGCTGCACAACATGATCAACAAGATGCCGCCGGTCGCCGCCAAGCCGACGCCCGAGGCCGCGCTGTTCGACTTCACCTATCTGTCCTTCACCGGGACGGGCATGCTGATCGCCGCCATCATCGCCGGCCTGCTGATGGGCTTCTCGCCCGCGAAGATGATCGGAGAATATGGCCGCACCATCAGGCTGTGCGCGATCTCGCTGATCACGATCTCCGCGATGCTCGCGATCGGCACGTTGACGCGGCTCTCCGGCGTCGACGCAACGCTCGGCCTCGCCTTTGCCGCCACCGGCGTGCTGTATCCCTTCTTCGGCACGCTGCTCGGCTGGCTCGGCGTGGCGTTGACAGGATCGGATACCGCTTCCAACGTGCTGTTCGGCAATCTGCAAAGGATCACTTCCGAGCAGCTCGGCCTGTCGCCGGTGCTGATGGCCGCCGCCAACTCTTCCGGCGGCGTCATGGGCAAGATGATCGACGCGCAATCGATCGTCGTCGCCTCGACCGCAACCAACTGGTACGGCCATGAAGGCTCGATCCTGCGTTACGTGTTTCTGCATTCGATCGTGCTGGCCTGCCTCGTCGGCGTGCTGGTGACGCTGCAGGCCTACGTCTATCCGTTCACGATGCTGGTGCTGAAATAGACGCCATCGACGGTCAGCCAACGATCCCCGCAGCCCGCCGCGGGGATTTTTTTGCCGGTGCGACCTTTGTGCTTCGAACCGGTCTAGCCAATGGCGGACTTGTTCAATAGAACAGCGCGCGGCGGTGGGGTCTAGTATTTCGAGAGGTTGCATGATTTCGTTCGCGAGCTTGTTTCGGCCGGGTGTCGCTTTGGTCTTGCTGATGACCGCCGCGTTGCATGTCAGCCCGGCTTTCGCCGATGACGGCTTTCCGTTCGGGACGGAAATGCAGCTCGACGTGAACCGCCAGCCCGGATCCAAGCGGATCCCCAATCTGGAGATCGGCGATGCCGGCGAGGTGGTGCTCGAACTCTGGTGCAAGGGCGGCAAGGGCCAGTTTTCGGTGGCGGGCAATACCGTGATCTTTGTCGCCGGCGCGATGGAAAACCGGCCCTGTCCGCCGGACCGGGCGCAGGCCGATGACGAGTTGATCGCGGCGCTGACGGAAGCGGGCACCTGGAAGCGTCAGGGCGATTTCGTGTCGTTCGTCGGCGCGAAGACGCTGCGGTTTCGTATCAATACGAACTAGCACTCGTCTGCAAAAGGGCCGAAGATGAGTAAGCCTGAGATCCGCATAGGGCCCGAAGATCCGAGGCAGGCGGACGTGAGGCGCATCTTCGCCGAATCAGGCGCATACCTGCAGGCGCTGTATCCATCCGAGAGCAATCACGCCGTGGACGTGGATGCACTCGCAGCACCCGACGCGGTCTTTCTCGCCGCGCGCCGTAACGGAGAACTTCTCGGATCGATCGCATTTCGGATCATCGCGCCTGGACACGCCGAAATAAAGCGCATGTTCGTGCGTGCGGAAGCCCGGGGCGCCGGGTTAGGTCGACGCTTGCTCCATGCACTGGAAGATGCTGCGCGGCAAAAGCACATCAGCCGTATCAGTCTGGAGACGGGCATAAAACAACCTGAGGCGGTCGGACTCTATCGCGCGTCTGGCTATCAAGACTGCCCGCCGTTCGGGACCTATACCTACGACCCGCTCAGCCTGTTCATGACCAAGCTTCTTCAGCCCTGAGGACGCGATGCATTGACCATCTGCAGGGGAGGGCGCTCTCGCTCGTTTACTGCGTCGCAATCAATCCGCTGGCGGTGGCAATGACCCAGCGGTTGCCCCAGCGCACGATGGACTCCACGCGTCCCAGTCCGGGAATTGTGTCGCCGCGTGCGGCCATCCGAATTCCGTCAGGACCTTCGAGCACGGCAGTGCCGTCCCTGACATCGACAACCGTCCAGCCGGGAATCGTTGCCGGCTTGGTTTCCGGCGCCGCCACCAGGGGCTGACGCATTGCGATCGCCGCGGCGGAAGGGCTTGCATTTGCCTGGGAGGCCGGGCTCGCAGACGGGCGTGCACCGCCCGGCAACACGGCGGATGGCTTGGGAATGCTTCCGACAATGGCGGGCGAGTCGGACGCGGATGCCGTCTTTCGAATGCCTTCCATCTTGCCGCTCGATCGGGCTTCAGAAATTCGCGGCGAGGGCGTTTCTTTTTGCGCAACTTCGACAAGACCGAGCTCGCTTGCGAATTGGGGCCAGTTCAGGCCGCCGGCCCATCCCAGCCCAAAGCTTGCCAGCACTGCTGCAGCGACCAGCAAGGCGGTGCGTGCTCGATCGCCAAATGGCTCCCGCACCATCAATACTTCGTCGCGATCAGGCTTGAAGAAATTCCAGGGGCTCGCGGGTTGCTCCGGCCGCTGGCCGCCAACCATATTCCCCGACCAAATCTCAAAGGTACTCGGCTCGCGGTCTTGCATGGCGTGACCCAGATTTCGACGAACCGATGATGTGCCTCTAAGCTGAATCGAATCTTAACAATCAAGCGGACTGTCGCAAAACGATGCCCGGTAGACAGGAGAGATGTCCGTCTTGGGTCATTTGCGTCGAACCATGCGCCATAACGGCAGGGGATTCCGCGCCGTTCGTCGGTGCGAAAGGCGCTGCGATTTCGCGTCAATACGAATAAGGGGGCAGACCCAGGCGGCGGTTGATAAGAAAGTCGTGGCTAAAGCTAAAAAGCCTTCCAATCGGAGGCTCGGTCCGGATCGCACTGGCTGACCTTCGTCTTCTTGCACACCTTCAGTGACGTGACCGGATGAATTTCCCACAGCGAGAAGCGCTTGGGCTGGCCCTGCATTGGATTATTCTCGTCTCCGTTGGCGAAGTGAAGATTGTCGTAGAACAGACCGCCTTCGATCAAGAGCACCTTCCCGTGCAACTGGTCGAGTTTGCTCGATGTCCAGTTCGCGGGCCGGTTCTGCGGGATCATCTCGACAACAACTCCCTCAAACTCGCTGCCGTCTTTTTTCTCCGTCACCGATATGTGAATGTCGTTGTTGGCTTGGCGTTTGAGGTTGCAGTTCACCGATTCGCCGGAGTTGGCGTGCGGCGTGCCCTCCGACAGAAACGCGACCAGGCGCACGCGCGATCCTTCGCCCACTGTGCCCTCGGTTGTCTCGATGCTCTTGATCTGGTCCCTCTCCGCGGGCGGAATCTCGACGCCTTGGTCCACCAGGTCCACGGCTGCGCTCTGCAACTGCGAGAAGGTGTCGAACGTCAGCGTGATTGGCGTTCCCGGTGGTGGAGCGGTTCTCTTCAATCGGTTGGCCAGGCCGTGAGCGCTGCCGGCTGCCGAACAGCCGGTCGGCTTGGTCGTGGTACAGGCGTTCAAGGTCTCCGGACTGACGCATGGCTGAGCGCTACCCTCGAGCGCAATGCTGGCCAGATCCGCTTCGGCGACCTTCCTGACGTCCGCCTCCAGCACCCAGCCGCTCGGGCCCTTCGGAATCATGACGCGCACGTACTTTCCTTTGCGACCGCCCATCACCCAGCGCAAGTCTGTGTTGGCGGCCACCGTCGTTGCCGCAGCCGCCTGCGCGTTCGGCGCGGTCTTGAGGGCGGTTTTCCTGGTCGTCGTCACTTTGCCGAAAACCGGGGTGTCCTCCAGTGCGACTACGGGTGACGTCACGAACAACGGCACGGTAACCAAGGCGGTAATCAAGAGGCGGCGTTTCATTCCGATATCCTCTTCCTGGCTGCAGGATTTCAGTTTGCTTCGGCGATTTTCTTGAGTTGCGCCCACAGATTGTCGGCATTCGCAACCCGGGCATGGTCGACCGCTGTCAGTTTCGGCTCTTCGACGCGAACTGTCTTGCGGAAGTCGGTTGCGGCGTTCAACCGCAGTCCGGCTCGCGAACCGCCCTTGATCACGGAATCGCGCCGATCGGACGAAACTCTGTCGGAAAATGCGCGCAGACTTTCGACTGCGAACGGGACCTCGCCCCTGTCGGCGATGGTCTTTTTCCTTCCGTCGACCTCGAGTTGAAACAGGCGGCGGGTCTGTGGATCGAACCACGACAGGTATCCGCCATCCAACACCTCGCGGGGGCCGCGCACCCGCCCCGAATAGCTGTAGCGGACGCCACTGCTCTTCACCGGGTCGAAATACTGCGGCGTATAGAAGTCGGAGACCATGACGGAATTCACGGAATAGGCGAATTTCGAGGCCTGGCAGGGATCGCACACCTCAATCAGGTACTCGACTCGACCCTGGCCGGATTTCAGCGAATCGCCCGCGCGCGTGAGCGTTCCCTGCGGGTCAACCAGCATTTCGAGCACTTCGTGGCTCATGAATACGGGCCAGTTCGTGGTCAAGGCTACCAGGGCGAAGGGTTGCTTGTTGTCATCGCGCTTATGCAGACCCGCGGCACCGCTTGGCAACTCGTCTTGCAGCAGCACGTGCCAATAACCAACGGGGACATCTTCCAATTTGTCGAAGGCATCGACGGTGGCCTCGATATTCCACATCGGACCGAAATCGCGCGAGACCTGCTTTTGAATGGCGGCAGCTACCGGCGCCAATTGCGCCAGTGTGACTTCCCTGGTGATGGAGACCAAAGCTAT from Bradyrhizobium sp. AZCC 1693 encodes:
- a CDS encoding FAD-binding protein; the protein is MDTLKVRDARDVEEVVRAAIAGEQPLEIIGHGTRRAIGHPMATNAVLDVSDLNAVTCYEPNELIITVQAGAPLADVQSLIDSKNQQFAFEPMDTSALLGVSGNGTIGGMIGAGLAGPRRIKAGGARDHLLGAHAVSGFGDSFKTGGRVVKNVTGYDLCKLLTGSWGTLAVMTEVTLKVMPRPESERTLVLSGLDDVSANRAMTAALGSPFDVSGAAHLPNSAFRPATGQLAGFSAQGRAVTLLRLEGIAASVADRANSLGKTLAPFGSVDMLQDAASATVWGAIRDVEPFAASGSLGAWPVWRIVCPPASGGALGQALARDTGGDVIYDWGGGLIWAALPPKPDAQAALVRQRVEAAGGHAALIRASEQTRRNVDVFHPQAAGIAALSQRVRNSFDPKIILNRGRMLLMTAT
- the glcF gene encoding glycolate oxidase subunit GlcF, whose product is MKTEFSLAQLADPDIAEADKILRACVHCGFCTATCPTYVLLGDELDSPRGRIYLIKEMLEKDKPPTAEVVKHIDRCLSCLACMTTCPSGVHYMHLVDQARVRIERDFSRPLTERALRAVLALVLPRPKLFRASMIMARLARPFAALLPASNAAATPGLLRRIKAMLALAPNSLPAPGASGGSVFPATGERRGRVALLQGCAQQVLAPRINQAAINLLTRHGIEVVLVRDEQCCGALTHHLGQDGDALARARANINVWKKEAEQGGLDAILITASGCGTVIKDYGFMLREDRDFAGPAAQISALAKDITEFLGGIELAPTTQKGDVTIAYHSACSLQHGQKITGLPKELLSKNGFVVKDVPESHLCCGSAGTYNILQPDIASRLRDRKIANIATVKPDMIAAGNIGCMVQIAGGTSVPVVHTIELLDWATGGPKPGSIGQD
- a CDS encoding histone, which encodes MAKKSKKGKKAKKAKKAKKAVVAKKKSAKKASKKAATKSAKKAARKGATKSAKKAAKKSKAAAPKKAAKKSPAKKRKAAAKSAAPKAEPAMAAPEPEPAPAPASSWATPEPATPSWGSGSSNGGDHN
- a CDS encoding TorF family putative porin is translated as MKKLALLATALALVSGSAFAADLRVKAVKAPPPPAFDPWDIAFGSAITNDYVFRGITQSNHKPSVSAYFEPRYNVTKDFQLYVGLGGASISFPNRAAAEVDAYGGARLTVGQFAFDVGAWGYLYPGGTCHAGVPTDAAGVPLSAECQLNALVNGNFIKKDLSFFEVYGKVNYTFNDNFSMGGNVYYTPSFLNSGAEGTYASIVGKAIAPSTWFGASGIGMYVSGEFGRQWLGTSDSFYGTALFPNGINYADYNTWNVGIGFTYKVFTLDFRYSDTNLSKGDCNAFTSDFSARGNLTVSSGTFVTPINPSGVGSNWCGAAGIVKLSADLTAMTNLK
- a CDS encoding HPP family protein, whose protein sequence is MKRDWWWRGLRNAISRNDHRSVVAGAVAGLGGAIAIGVMELCSFAAHYPLAVIPFATSIVLVIGSPDVEPAQPRALIGGHLISALVGLAVLKLTGPQAWAAAAAVGLAILAMYVTGTFHPPAGINPLLVVSGNLPWTFLLAPVLAGAVLLTAFSYLWHRGVRRQRWPRRWL
- a CDS encoding ABC transporter ATP-binding protein/permease; the protein is MKNLRSTLATVWRISAPYFNSEDKWAGRMLLAAVIAIELAIVGINVLITQWNARFYNALQDRNWDSFVSEIIYFSVLATVFIVLAVYQLYLNQWLQIRWRRWMTAQYLGDWLHQANHYRMQLQGDAADNPDQRMTDDVKLFVDRTLNIGVGLLSSIVTIASFVTILWGLSNAAPLHLFGQEYVIPGYLVWGALIYSVLGTVLTHLIGWPLVGIDFKQQQYEADFRFNLVRVRENSEQIALLQGEQAERERLLVRFGRVVENWLAIMNRTKKITAFTASYNQASVIFPYVLVAPAYFAEKIQLGGMMQTASAFSNVQGALSFFVTIYRQLAEWQAVVNRLDGFEAGIAAATDLAKRSDRIHVTATQGDGAISLKNLVLRLPNGTPLVNAGKFSFRKGERTLMTGPSGSGKSTLFRAIAGIWPFGGGSVAVPAGATLMMLPQRPYFPVGTLQGAVEYPAKEGAFTAMQIADTLQAVGLPNLASRPDEHGHWNRTLSLGEQQRLGIARALLHAPQYLFLDEATASLDEPSEKALYRLLEEKLPATTIVSIGHRSTLDAFHQRNVALTRDGDRFVLQASENAKVS
- a CDS encoding META domain-containing protein, whose amino-acid sequence is MISFASLFRPGVALVLLMTAALHVSPAFADDGFPFGTEMQLDVNRQPGSKRIPNLEIGDAGEVVLELWCKGGKGQFSVAGNTVIFVAGAMENRPCPPDRAQADDELIAALTEAGTWKRQGDFVSFVGAKTLRFRINTN
- a CDS encoding GNAT family N-acetyltransferase, translated to MSKPEIRIGPEDPRQADVRRIFAESGAYLQALYPSESNHAVDVDALAAPDAVFLAARRNGELLGSIAFRIIAPGHAEIKRMFVRAEARGAGLGRRLLHALEDAARQKHISRISLETGIKQPEAVGLYRASGYQDCPPFGTYTYDPLSLFMTKLLQP